The Endozoicomonas montiporae CL-33 genome contains a region encoding:
- a CDS encoding peroxiredoxin, whose amino-acid sequence MSFTLGQPVPDFTALATNSTTVSLAELKGKKFVLYFYPKDNTPGCISEGEAFRDLYSEFQAADTLIFGVSRESLESHEKFRAKFEFPFELISDPDETLCQLFDVIKLKKMYGKEFMGIERSTFLIDSAGILQHEWRKVRIKGHVDDVLQAAQALT is encoded by the coding sequence ATGAGTTTCACTTTAGGTCAACCTGTTCCAGATTTCACTGCACTGGCAACAAATAGTACTACTGTCTCACTTGCAGAACTGAAAGGCAAAAAGTTCGTACTGTACTTTTACCCCAAAGATAATACACCGGGCTGCATCAGTGAAGGCGAAGCTTTTCGGGATCTATATTCTGAATTTCAGGCGGCAGATACCCTGATCTTTGGCGTATCCAGAGAGAGTCTGGAGTCCCATGAAAAATTCAGAGCAAAGTTTGAATTTCCATTTGAGCTGATTTCAGACCCCGATGAAACCCTGTGCCAGTTGTTTGATGTTATCAAGCTCAAGAAGATGTACGGAAAAGAGTTTATGGGCATAGAGCGCAGCACTTTCCTGATCGACAGCGCCGGTATTTTGCAGCATGAGTGGCGCAAGGTACGTATCAAAGGTCATGTTGACGATGTTCTGCAGGCTGCCCAGGCTTTAACCTGA
- a CDS encoding AI-2E family transporter, protein MLDTIKGWLHRYLSDSEALVLLLLLVVGFAIILTMGNMLAPVFAALVLAFLMQGVVNWLQGKGLGHNWSVTLVFVLFVTFLVVALLLLVPLVWQQVSSLLNELPKMVNHGQAWVRELPEHFPAFISESETAAITESINGLIAGMGQWVLSFSLANLTNVMALLVYLILVPILVLFFLKDKDLLLNWIGSQLPSRRRVINQVANEMNSQIANYIRGKAIEIVIVGGVSFVLFALMGLNYAVLLATLVGFSVVIPYIGATVVTIPIALIGLFQWGFGQQFAILMIAYLVIQALDGNVLVPLLFSEAVNLHPVAIIIAVLVFGGFWGFWGVFFAIPLATLLKAVMNAWPRVQDVVAER, encoded by the coding sequence ATGCTGGATACTATAAAAGGGTGGCTGCACCGCTATCTGTCGGATTCTGAGGCGCTGGTGCTGCTGCTCCTGCTGGTCGTCGGTTTCGCTATTATTCTCACGATGGGTAATATGCTGGCACCTGTGTTTGCAGCGCTGGTGCTTGCGTTTCTGATGCAGGGGGTGGTGAACTGGCTGCAAGGCAAGGGGCTGGGTCACAACTGGTCAGTGACTTTGGTGTTTGTGCTGTTTGTGACGTTTTTGGTCGTGGCATTGTTGTTGCTGGTGCCTCTGGTCTGGCAACAGGTCAGCTCACTGCTGAACGAGCTGCCCAAAATGGTGAATCATGGTCAGGCCTGGGTCAGGGAGCTGCCTGAACATTTTCCCGCGTTCATTTCAGAGTCTGAAACGGCTGCCATCACCGAAAGCATTAATGGTTTAATTGCCGGTATGGGTCAGTGGGTGTTGTCCTTCTCCCTGGCTAACCTCACCAATGTCATGGCATTGTTGGTGTATCTGATTCTGGTGCCCATTCTTGTTCTTTTCTTTTTGAAAGATAAAGATCTGCTTCTTAACTGGATTGGCAGTCAGCTACCGTCCCGGCGTCGTGTCATTAATCAGGTGGCCAACGAAATGAACAGTCAGATTGCCAATTACATTCGAGGCAAAGCGATTGAAATTGTGATTGTGGGTGGTGTCAGTTTTGTGTTGTTTGCCCTGATGGGGCTGAATTATGCCGTGCTGCTGGCAACACTGGTGGGCTTTTCCGTGGTGATTCCATACATCGGAGCGACTGTGGTGACTATTCCAATCGCCCTGATCGGATTATTCCAATGGGGCTTTGGTCAGCAATTTGCAATTCTGATGATTGCCTATCTGGTTATTCAGGCGCTGGATGGTAACGTGCTGGTTCCTCTGCTGTTTTCTGAAGCGGTTAACCTGCATCCGGTTGCCATTATTATCGCCGTGTTGGTATTCGGTGGTTTCTGGGGATTCTGGGGGGTGTTCTTTGCCATTCCACTGGCAACGCTGCTGAAAGCGGTGATGAATGCCTGGCCAAGGGTTCAGGATGTTGTCGCGGAAAGATAG
- a CDS encoding sulfurtransferase TusA family protein, translating to MVEVDLELDLKGMNCPLPLLKAKQGLKQLSSGQMLRVQATDPGSVRDFASFARISGHELISSEQVSGVFIHTLRHK from the coding sequence ATGGTTGAAGTAGATCTGGAACTGGATCTCAAGGGAATGAACTGCCCTTTACCATTACTTAAAGCCAAACAGGGTCTTAAGCAGCTGAGCAGCGGCCAGATGCTCAGAGTTCAGGCGACGGATCCGGGGTCGGTTCGGGACTTTGCCAGTTTTGCCCGAATCAGTGGCCACGAGCTTATTTCATCTGAACAGGTGTCGGGCGTTTTTATTCACACACTGCGACACAAATAA
- a CDS encoding M48 family metalloprotease — MSAAPIELPSLGDSTSGIVSPQQEYELGQTYLKYLRSRTPTISDAETKDYLERLTYRLAEHSGLNDHRLSIMIIDTSILNAFAAPGGIIGVNTGLFFNANNEAQFAAVMAHELAHLSQRHYARNVEEAKRKSIPTAAAIIASVVLMATAGSDAGVAALSSTIAGVQSSSLRFSRQFEREADNLGIITLSKAGFDPNAMPEIFEEMNRSSRYQSRPPEFLLTHPVTDNRIADSRARAAQMPAKGTKGSMDYQLVRIRLFALSAQNPAAFAKQLKSELKDGYTSAPDVTRYGLALASFLSKDYETAEKELNTLLEKYPNNLYMIMAKARLESAQGKHKEALARIDRALKVYLDNYPLLFTKAELQTESKDFAGARDTLQALSRSRPDDPDIWYYLAEAQGQAGDILGLHQSRAEFFFLSGNLEDAIKHLQYAKKLAGNNYALTARIEKKLSDIYAYRNKLKNG; from the coding sequence GTGAGCGCGGCCCCTATTGAACTGCCAAGCCTGGGCGACAGCACGTCCGGCATCGTATCTCCGCAGCAGGAATACGAGCTGGGCCAGACTTACCTGAAATACCTGCGCAGTCGCACACCCACCATCAGTGACGCCGAAACCAAAGATTATCTTGAGCGCCTGACCTATCGACTGGCCGAACACAGCGGACTGAACGACCACCGCCTTTCAATCATGATTATTGACACCTCTATCCTTAATGCCTTTGCAGCACCGGGCGGCATTATCGGGGTCAATACCGGCCTGTTCTTCAACGCGAATAATGAAGCCCAGTTTGCTGCCGTCATGGCACACGAACTGGCTCACCTGAGTCAGCGTCACTACGCCCGTAATGTTGAAGAAGCTAAACGTAAAAGCATTCCAACAGCCGCCGCCATTATTGCGTCGGTGGTACTGATGGCAACCGCAGGCAGCGATGCCGGTGTGGCGGCACTGTCCTCTACCATTGCCGGCGTGCAAAGCAGCAGCCTGCGTTTCAGCCGCCAGTTTGAACGGGAAGCCGATAACCTGGGTATCATCACCCTGTCCAAAGCCGGCTTTGACCCGAACGCCATGCCGGAAATCTTTGAAGAGATGAACCGCTCCAGCCGCTACCAAAGCCGCCCACCGGAATTTCTTCTGACACACCCGGTCACCGACAACCGGATTGCCGACTCCCGTGCCCGGGCTGCACAAATGCCCGCCAAAGGCACTAAAGGCAGCATGGATTACCAACTCGTGCGCATACGACTGTTTGCACTCAGTGCACAAAATCCGGCAGCATTTGCCAAGCAGCTGAAAAGCGAGTTAAAGGATGGTTACACCAGCGCACCCGATGTGACCCGCTACGGACTGGCATTGGCCAGTTTTCTCAGCAAGGATTATGAAACTGCTGAAAAAGAGCTGAACACACTGCTAGAGAAGTACCCAAACAACCTCTATATGATCATGGCCAAAGCGCGACTGGAGTCCGCTCAGGGTAAACACAAAGAGGCGCTTGCCCGTATTGACCGGGCATTAAAAGTTTACCTGGATAACTACCCTCTGTTGTTTACCAAGGCAGAACTGCAAACCGAAAGCAAAGACTTCGCCGGAGCCAGAGATACACTTCAGGCATTGAGCCGCAGTCGCCCTGATGATCCTGACATCTGGTACTACCTGGCTGAAGCACAAGGGCAGGCGGGCGATATTCTCGGACTGCATCAGTCCCGGGCAGAATTCTTCTTCCTGAGCGGCAATCTGGAAGATGCCATCAAGCATCTGCAATATGCCAAAAAGCTGGCTGGCAATAATTATGCACTAACCGCACGGATTGAGAAAAAGCTCAGTGATATCTATGCGTATCGTAATAAATTGAAAAACGGTTAA
- a CDS encoding IS1380 family transposase, with the protein MPKSTQEQLRFHPSNGKTIRADFNGGELSSDFGTLLLRETILQSGLICKMTDAINDRRHQSYIDHSLKELLVQRVLQMACGYEDANDSNRLRKDPMFKLATGRNPLDSDNHLASAPTFTRLGQSMTRSDIYRMAEAFVHHFISSYKLPPPVIVIDLDHTPAITHGGQQMNLFNAKYQDYCYLPLMIFEGLSGKLITAILRPGKTPTGKENAAILERVIRLLRKKWPKTHLLVRGDSHFAQPELMWVVQNAPHSDYVLGKGAGHKTALRPKAKELLDEARQALKVKTELARLNNMPEPDRLRLYGEAEYQAKSWKGLDTRIIYKAEVNQKGDNPRFIVTSMKEASPEVIYEELYCPRGQDENFIKHLKSDLSGDRLSDQGFLANHLRMFYACAAYVLHYELRTKTLKGTELEKAQPSTVIMKLCKVAVKVVEYKDRIKLHLPRSCPFKRLLQHVTEVFYQMPILRPGSNFHKTQSRYIATR; encoded by the coding sequence ATGCCCAAATCTACACAAGAACAGCTTCGTTTTCATCCCTCAAATGGAAAAACCATCCGGGCAGACTTCAATGGTGGGGAGTTATCTTCTGACTTTGGCACTCTGCTGCTACGGGAAACCATTCTGCAGAGCGGTCTTATCTGCAAAATGACTGATGCCATCAATGACAGACGCCATCAATCCTATATCGACCACTCCCTGAAAGAACTTCTGGTTCAGCGGGTTCTGCAAATGGCCTGCGGCTATGAAGATGCCAACGACAGTAACCGTTTGCGTAAAGACCCTATGTTCAAACTGGCCACTGGTCGCAATCCGTTGGACAGCGATAACCATCTCGCATCAGCGCCCACTTTTACCCGGCTGGGACAATCTATGACCCGCTCCGACATTTACAGGATGGCTGAAGCATTTGTGCATCACTTTATCAGCAGTTACAAGCTGCCACCTCCGGTGATCGTTATCGATCTTGATCATACACCGGCCATTACTCATGGTGGCCAGCAGATGAACCTGTTTAATGCCAAATATCAGGACTACTGCTACTTGCCCCTGATGATTTTTGAGGGACTCAGCGGCAAGCTGATTACGGCGATTCTTCGTCCGGGGAAAACCCCAACGGGCAAGGAAAATGCAGCCATTCTCGAACGGGTCATTCGGCTGCTTCGGAAAAAGTGGCCGAAAACCCATCTACTGGTTCGGGGAGACAGCCACTTCGCTCAACCAGAGTTAATGTGGGTGGTTCAGAATGCCCCTCATTCGGATTATGTCCTGGGCAAAGGTGCAGGCCACAAAACGGCTTTGCGGCCAAAAGCCAAAGAGTTGTTGGATGAAGCGCGTCAAGCTCTGAAGGTCAAGACTGAGCTGGCAAGACTGAACAACATGCCAGAACCTGATCGGCTCAGACTTTACGGGGAAGCAGAATACCAGGCCAAGAGCTGGAAAGGTCTCGATACCCGGATAATTTACAAGGCGGAGGTCAACCAAAAAGGCGACAACCCTCGTTTCATTGTGACGTCGATGAAGGAAGCTTCTCCAGAGGTAATTTATGAAGAGCTTTACTGTCCAAGAGGACAGGATGAGAACTTCATCAAACATCTGAAAAGTGATCTGTCCGGCGACAGATTGTCCGATCAGGGCTTTTTGGCTAACCATTTGAGAATGTTTTATGCCTGTGCCGCTTATGTTTTGCACTATGAGTTAAGAACCAAGACTTTGAAAGGTACGGAGCTGGAAAAAGCGCAGCCATCAACGGTGATCATGAAGCTCTGTAAAGTTGCAGTCAAAGTGGTTGAATATAAAGACCGAATTAAACTTCATCTGCCGCGTAGCTGCCCATTCAAGAGGCTTTTGCAGCATGTGACAGAAGTCTTTTACCAGATGCCGATACTTCGACCGGGTAGCAACTTTCATAAGACTCAATCAAGGTACATAGCAACCAGATGA
- the nadA gene encoding quinolinate synthase NadA: protein MSAVSSRDFVKSHLQGQSIETLDAEREEALKERVRQLLDRENAVLVAHYYTDPIVQALAEETGGFIADSLEMARFGSRHPASTLVVAGVRFMGETSKILSPEKRVLMPTLEAECSLDLGCPVDEFSAFCDQHPDRAVVVYANTSAAVKARADWVVTSSCALDIVEHLMEQDKKIIWGPDKYLGSYIQKQTGADMLLWDSSCIVHEEFKAKGITDLKKVYPDAGVLVHPESPDAVVEVADVVGSTSQLLKASHELPNDTFIVATDRGIFYKMQQASPNKSFIEAPTAGESATCKSCAHCPWMAMNTLEALVQCLEKPDALNIVEVSDDLRVQSLKPLQRMLDFTASMAK from the coding sequence ATGAGCGCAGTGAGTAGCAGAGACTTTGTTAAGAGTCACCTTCAGGGGCAATCCATTGAAACCCTGGATGCTGAGCGGGAAGAAGCCCTGAAAGAGCGGGTTCGGCAACTTCTTGATCGTGAAAATGCGGTTCTGGTGGCTCACTACTACACCGATCCGATTGTGCAGGCTCTGGCGGAAGAGACCGGTGGTTTTATTGCCGATTCTCTTGAAATGGCCCGATTTGGCAGTCGGCACCCGGCCTCTACTCTGGTGGTGGCAGGTGTTCGCTTTATGGGCGAAACCTCCAAGATTCTAAGCCCTGAAAAGCGGGTACTGATGCCAACACTGGAAGCAGAATGTTCATTGGATCTGGGTTGTCCGGTGGATGAGTTTTCCGCATTCTGTGATCAGCACCCGGATCGCGCTGTTGTCGTCTATGCCAATACTTCCGCCGCTGTGAAGGCGAGGGCTGACTGGGTGGTAACGTCCAGCTGTGCTCTGGATATTGTTGAGCACCTGATGGAACAGGATAAGAAAATTATCTGGGGACCTGACAAGTATCTCGGCAGCTACATCCAGAAGCAGACCGGCGCGGATATGTTGTTGTGGGACAGCAGCTGTATTGTTCATGAAGAGTTCAAAGCGAAAGGCATCACCGACCTGAAAAAGGTTTATCCGGACGCTGGTGTGCTGGTTCACCCGGAATCACCGGATGCAGTGGTTGAGGTGGCCGATGTTGTTGGTTCGACCAGCCAGTTGCTGAAAGCATCCCATGAGCTGCCGAATGATACGTTCATCGTGGCGACGGATCGTGGCATTTTCTACAAAATGCAGCAGGCTTCTCCGAACAAGTCATTTATAGAAGCACCAACGGCAGGCGAAAGTGCAACCTGCAAAAGCTGTGCGCATTGCCCGTGGATGGCGATGAATACGCTGGAAGCTTTGGTGCAATGTCTGGAAAAACCGGATGCTTTGAATATTGTTGAAGTCAGTGACGATCTGAGGGTTCAGTCGTTAAAGCCACTTCAGAGGATGCTGGACTTTACTGCTTCGATGGCGAAGTGA
- the queC gene encoding 7-cyano-7-deazaguanine synthase QueC: MSKKAVILLSGGLDSTTVLAMAKDQGYECYTVSFDYGQRHRAELRASKIVSEVLGAKDHKTLKMDFRDIGGSALTDDDIAVPEELDEGIPVTYVPARNTVFLSLALGWAEVLGARDIFIGANDVDYSGYPDCRPEFLEAFQNMANLATKAGVEGDHFHIRAPLLRLTKAEIVQAGDRLGVDYGLTVSCYQADDEGRACGVCDSCRYRKKGFEEAGLVDPTRYQSS, from the coding sequence ATGTCTAAAAAAGCAGTGATACTTTTGTCCGGGGGGCTGGACTCGACAACCGTTCTGGCGATGGCAAAAGATCAGGGCTATGAGTGTTATACCGTCAGCTTTGATTATGGACAGCGTCATCGTGCCGAGCTGCGCGCATCAAAAATCGTATCAGAAGTACTGGGTGCTAAAGATCACAAAACCCTGAAGATGGATTTCCGGGACATTGGTGGCTCAGCGCTGACAGATGATGATATTGCAGTACCTGAAGAGCTGGATGAAGGTATTCCGGTTACCTATGTGCCTGCCCGTAATACTGTCTTTTTATCACTGGCTCTGGGGTGGGCTGAGGTGTTGGGTGCCCGGGATATTTTTATTGGTGCCAATGACGTCGATTATTCCGGTTATCCCGATTGTCGTCCGGAGTTTCTTGAAGCTTTTCAGAATATGGCAAACCTTGCGACTAAAGCTGGCGTAGAAGGTGATCACTTTCATATCCGCGCCCCGCTGTTAAGGTTGACCAAGGCAGAAATAGTACAGGCGGGTGATCGTCTTGGTGTGGATTATGGTTTGACGGTCTCTTGTTATCAGGCTGATGATGAGGGCCGGGCCTGTGGTGTCTGTGACAGTTGTCGTTACCGCAAGAAAGGCTTTGAAGAAGCCGGTCTGGTTGATCCGACCCGTTATCAGTCCTCATAA
- the queE gene encoding 7-carboxy-7-deazaguanine synthase QueE, producing MASESLRITEIFYSLQGESNTSGLPTVFVRLTGCPLRCTWCDTEYSFSGGERMTIDAIVQQVADYGADYVCVTGGEPLAQPGCLPLLERLADAGYEVSLETSGALDVAAVDSRVVKVMDLKAPGSGEVGKNLYQNIHHLDHKDQVKFVIADRADYDWSASKLIEYNLTEKVSDVLFSPVSTGVEPAELAHWILADRLPVRFQIQLHRVIWGDKTGV from the coding sequence ATGGCCTCTGAATCCCTTCGTATCACTGAAATCTTTTACTCTCTGCAGGGAGAGTCCAATACGTCGGGCCTGCCAACAGTCTTTGTGCGGCTGACAGGTTGCCCGCTGCGTTGTACATGGTGTGATACCGAGTATTCCTTTTCCGGAGGGGAGAGGATGACCATTGATGCCATTGTGCAGCAGGTAGCTGACTATGGCGCTGACTATGTTTGTGTGACTGGTGGTGAGCCTCTGGCACAGCCCGGCTGTTTGCCATTGCTTGAACGTCTGGCTGATGCTGGTTACGAGGTTTCACTGGAGACCAGTGGGGCGCTGGATGTGGCAGCTGTGGATTCCCGGGTCGTTAAGGTGATGGATCTGAAAGCGCCGGGTTCGGGTGAAGTGGGAAAGAACCTTTACCAGAATATCCACCATCTTGATCATAAAGATCAGGTGAAGTTTGTGATTGCAGACCGTGCTGACTACGACTGGTCTGCGAGTAAATTGATTGAATACAATCTGACTGAAAAAGTGTCGGATGTGTTGTTCTCTCCGGTCAGTACAGGGGTAGAACCCGCCGAACTGGCGCACTGGATTCTGGCTGATCGTCTGCCGGTGCGGTTTCAGATACAGCTGCATCGGGTGATCTGGGGGGATAAAACAGGTGTCTAA
- the ybgF gene encoding tol-pal system protein YbgF: MSLKRLSSSSLILASLLAGPVSAAVPVVESLPTAEVIREPVPATAPESVDNASVESVIESAQARQRAEDTQQNAQQPANSTAYFLNQIEELRKRNMTLEGRVEELEFQLRQNEAEFRDRYLDLDARISRMTGGQPEGGLSNERSAGNISPPTDLGNTPVQLPVDQTPEKLLAEREQADYQAAFGLIRDREFDQALVALRKLLKDYPGGKLSDNAQYWLGEVLMAQGKFEPARDEFMLVMEQHPQSAKVPDASYKLGRLYDLLGDKAEARKYLESVVSKFPDSPAARLSDTYLQGMSDS; this comes from the coding sequence ATGAGTTTGAAACGTTTATCCAGCTCTTCCCTGATTCTGGCCAGCCTGTTGGCTGGCCCGGTATCTGCTGCAGTGCCGGTTGTCGAGTCTTTGCCAACGGCAGAGGTAATCAGAGAACCGGTACCGGCAACCGCACCGGAAAGTGTTGATAATGCGAGTGTTGAGAGCGTGATTGAAAGTGCGCAGGCGCGACAGCGTGCTGAAGACACACAACAGAACGCTCAACAGCCTGCTAACAGCACGGCATACTTTCTTAATCAGATCGAAGAATTGCGAAAAAGAAACATGACCCTGGAAGGGCGTGTTGAAGAGCTGGAGTTTCAACTCAGGCAGAATGAAGCAGAGTTTCGTGACCGCTATCTTGACCTGGATGCCCGCATTAGTCGAATGACGGGCGGGCAGCCTGAGGGTGGTTTGAGCAATGAGCGCTCAGCAGGCAATATTTCACCGCCTACGGATCTGGGAAATACTCCGGTTCAGTTGCCCGTTGATCAAACGCCTGAAAAGCTGCTTGCCGAGCGTGAGCAGGCCGATTATCAGGCAGCTTTCGGGCTGATTCGTGACCGTGAGTTCGATCAGGCTCTGGTTGCCCTTCGCAAGCTATTGAAGGATTACCCCGGTGGCAAGCTGTCCGATAATGCCCAGTACTGGCTGGGTGAGGTCTTGATGGCTCAGGGGAAGTTTGAGCCTGCTCGCGACGAGTTCATGCTTGTCATGGAACAGCATCCACAAAGTGCCAAAGTGCCTGATGCCTCTTATAAGTTGGGCCGGTTGTATGACTTGCTGGGTGATAAGGCTGAAGCGCGGAAATATCTGGAATCGGTTGTCAGTAAATTTCCAGACAGCCCTGCTGCCAGATTATCAGATACCTATCTGCAGGGGATGTCAGACAGTTAA